A genomic region of Castor canadensis chromosome 16, mCasCan1.hap1v2, whole genome shotgun sequence contains the following coding sequences:
- the Rasip1 gene encoding ras-interacting protein 1 isoform X2, with protein sequence MLSGERKEGGSPRFGKLHLPVGLWINSPRKQLAKLGRRWPSAASVKSSSSDTGSRSSEPLPPPPPHVELRRVGAVKAAGGASGSRAKRISQLFRGSGTGAVGSGGAGGPGTPGGAQRWASEKKLPELAAGVAPEPPLATRATAPPGVLKIFGAGLASGANYKSVLATARSTARELVAEALERYGLASSPGSGPGECSCVDAFALCDALGRPATAGVGSGEWRAEHLRVLGDSERPLLVQELWRARPGWARRFELRGREEARRLEQEAFGAADSDGTGAPSWRPQKNRSRAASGGAALASPGPSSGSGPSTGSGGKERSENLSLRRSVSELSLQGRRRRQQERRQQALSMAPGTADAQIGPADPGDFDQLTQCLIQAPSNHPYFLLLQGYQDAQDFVVYVMTREQHVFGRGGTSSTRSGSPAPYVDTFLNAPDILPRHCTVRAGPEPPAMVRPSRGAPVTHNGCLLLREAELHPGDLLGLGEHFLFMYKDPRTGGSGSARLPWLPARPGATPPGPGWAFSCRLCGRGLQERGEALAAYLDGREPVLRFRPREEEALLGEIVRAAASGAGDLPPLGPATLLALCVQHSARELELGHLPRLLGRLARLIKEAVWGKIKEIGDRQPENHPEGVPEVPLTPEAVSVELRPLMLWMANTTELLSFVQEKVLEMEKEADQEDPQLCSDLELCDEAMALLDEVIMCTFQQSVYYLTKTLYSTLPALLDSNPFTAGAELPGPGAELEAMPPGLKPTLGVFQAALELTSQCELHPDLVSQTFGYLFFFSNASLLNSLMERGQSRPFYQWSRAVQIRTNLDLVLDWLQGAGLGDIATEFFRKLSTTVNLLCVPRTSLLKASWSSLRTDYPTLTPAQLHHLLSHYQLGPGRGPPPAWDPPPAERDAVDTGDIFESFSSHPPLILPLGSSRLRLSGPVTDDALHRELRRLRRLLWDLEQQELPANHRHGPPVAASP encoded by the exons ATGCTATCTGGTGAACGAAAGGAGGGCGGAAGCCCCCGCTTCGGGAAGCTTCATCTACCTGTAGGCCTGTGGATCAATTCCCCCAGGAAGCAGCTGGCCAAGCTGGGGCGGCGCTGGCCCAGTGCTGCCTCTGTGAA GTCTTCGTCTTCCGACACGGGGAGCCGCAGCAGCGAGCCGCTACCCCCGCCCCCTCCGCACGTGGAGCTGCGGCGGGTGGGCGCGGTGAAGGCGGCCGGGGGAGCCTCGGGGAGCCGTGCCAAGCGCATCTCACAGCTCTTCCGGGGCTCGGGGACCGGGGCCGTGGGGTCCGGTGGCGCTGGAGGTCCCGGGACTCCTGGGGGCGCACAGCGCTGGGCCAGCGAGAAGAAGCTGCCGGAGCTGGCAGCGGGCGTAGCCCCGGAGCCCCCACTGGCCACCCGCGCCACGGCGCCACCGGGGGTCCTCAAGATCTTTGGCGCGGGTCTGGCATCGGGTGCCAACTACAAGAGCGTGCTGGCCACGGCGCGTTCCACCGCGCGTGAGCTGGTGGCCGAGGCGCTGGAGCGCTACGGGTTGGCCAGCAGCCCCGGCAGTGGCCCGGGCGAATGCAGCTGCGTGGACGCCTTCGCGTTGTGCGACGCGCTGGGCCGACCCGCGACGGCCGGCGTGGGCAGCGGCGAGTGGCGGGCGGAGCACCTGCGTGTGCTGGGCGACTCCGAGCGCCCACTGCTGGTGCAGGAGCTGTGGCGGGCGCGGCCCGGCTGGGCGCGGCGCTTCGAGCTGCGCGGCCGCGAGGAGGCGCGCCGCCTGGAGCAGGAGGCCTTTGGAGCTGCGGACAGCGATG GCACCGGCGCCCCCTCGTGGAGACCACAGAAGAACCGCTCCCGGGCAGCATCTGGTGGGGCGGCGTTGGCCAGTCCTGGTCCAAGTTCGGGATCAGGACCCTCGACTGGGTCCGGGGGCAAGGAGCGGTCAGAAAACTTGTCCTTGCGGCGCAGCGTGTCCGAGCTTAGCCTGCAGGGTCGGCGGCGGAGACAGCAGGAACGCAGACAGCAGGCACTTAGCATGGCACCAGGGACAGCTGATGCCCAGATTGGACCTGCAGATCCTGGGGACTTCGATCAGTTGACTCAGTGCCTCATCCAGGCCCCCAGCAACCACCCCTACTTCCTACTGCTCCAGGGCTACCAGGACGCCCAG GACTTCGTGGTTTACGTGATGACACGGGAGCAGCACGTGTTCGGCCGGGGCGGGACCTCGTCAACCCGCAGCGGGTCCCCAGCCCCATATGTGGACACGTTCCTCAATGCCCCTGACATCCTGCCACGTCACTGCACCGTGCGCGCCGGCCCGGAGCCCCCAGCGATGGTGCGCCCTTCTCGGGGCGCCCCGGTCACGCACAACGGGTGCCTCCTGCTGCGGGAGGCCGAGCTGCACCCCGGCGACCTGCTGGGGCTGGGCGAGCACTTCTTGTTCATGTACAAGGACCCCCGCACTGGTGGCTCGGGGTCGGCTCGGCTCCCGTGGCTGCCCGCGCGTCCCGGGGCCACCCCGCCGGGCCCCGGCTGGGCCTTCTCTTGTCGCCTGTGCGGCCGCGGCCTGCAGGAGCGCGGGGAGGCACTGGCCGCCTACCTGGACGGCCGCGAGCCGGTGCTGCGCTTCCGGCCGCGCGAGGAGGAGGCGCTGCTCGGCGAGATCGTGCGCGCCGCGGCCTCGGGCGCGGGAGACCTGCCCCCGCTCGGGCCCGCCACGCTGCTCGCGCTGTGCGTGCAGCACTCGGCCCGGGAGCTGGAGCTAGGCCACCTGCCGCGCCTACTGGGCCGCCTGGCCCGACTCATCAAGGAGGCCGTGTGG GGAAAGATAAAGGAAATTGGAGACCGTCAGCCTGAGAA cCATCCTGAGGGGGTCCCGGAGGTGCCCCTGACCCCTGAGGCTGTGTCTGTTGAGCTGAGGCCACTCATGCTGTGGATGGCCAACACCACAGAGCTGCTCAGCTTTGTGCAGGAAAAGGTTCTGGAAATGGAGAAGGAGGCTGACCAGGAGG ACCCACAGCTCTGCAGTGACTTGGAATTGTGTGATGAGGCCATGGCCCTCCTGGATGAGGTCATCATGTGTACCTTCCAGCAGTCTGTCTACTACCTCACCAAG ACTCTTTATTCAACACTGCCTGCTCTCCTGGACAGCAACCCTTTCACAGCTGGGGCTGAGCTGCCGGGGCCTGGCGCAGAGCTGGAGGCCATGCCTCCGGGGCTGAAACCTACCCTGGGCGTGTTCCAGGCAGCTCTGGAACTCACCAGCCAGTGTGAGCTTCACCCTGACCTTGTGTCTCAGACTTTTGGCTACTTATTCTTCTTCTCCAATGCGTCCCTTCTCAACTCGCTGATGGAACGAG GTCAAAGTCGACCTTTCTATCAGTGGTCTCGAGCTGTCCAAATCCGAACCAACCTGGACTTAGTGTTGGACTGGCTGCAGGGTGCTGGGCTGGGCGACATTGCCACTGAGTTCTTCCGGAAACTGTCCACAACTGTGAACCTGCTTTGTGTGCCTCGAACCTCCCTGCTCAAG GCTTCCTGGAGCAGCCTACGAACGGACTACCCGACCCTGACCCCCGCTCAGCTGCACCATCTGCTCAGCCACTACCAGCTGGGTCCTGGCCGTGGGCCTCCCCCCGCCTGGGACCCTCCCCCTGCAGAGCGGGATGCTGTGGACACAG GGGACATTTTCGAAAgcttctcctcccaccctcccctcaTCTTGCCTCTGGGCAGCTCGCGCCTGCGCCTGTCCGGTCCGGTGACGGATGATGCCCTGCACCGTGAACTGCGCAGGCTCCGTCGCCTCCTCTGGGATCTCGAGCAGCAGGAACTGCCGGCCAATCACCGCCACGGACCTCCCGTGGCCGCGTCTCCTTGA
- the Mamstr gene encoding MEF2-activating motif and SAP domain-containing transcriptional regulator isoform X1, producing MTLAASSQRSQIIRSKFRSVLQLRIHRRNQDPTSDPDPCISATGLALAPALPSVPPPFLISAGALLPEPEYCPWRSLKKESPKISPRWREPKARGNLTYHQYMPPEPRQGPRADPHAEGSTLGPPGPPLWEETKPQQLHPRKKPTPLTPSPPGVSSPSPPPHKLELQTLKLEELTVSELRQQLRLRGLPVSGTKSMLLERMRGGAPPRERPKPRREDKAAGAPWPRLRPKALGTAKRQGPMRAGLDIKQSPASHSFHLPRVPDPLVKARAPASAQALAPALTPCSAPASSGLTLEEELQEAIRRAQLLPNRGIDDILEDQVELDDSLPPIPLDFPGSFDVLSSSPDSEGLSSVFSSSLPSPTNSPSPSPSGPMDSLDWLEALSGGPPLGCGPPAPSIFSADLSDSSGTRLWDLLEDPW from the exons ATGACCCTGGCAGCTTCCTCCCAGCGCTCCCAAATCATCCGCTCCAAGTTCCGATCTG TCCTGCAGCTTCGGATCCACAGACGGAATCAGGACCCGA CGTCTGATCCAGATCCGTGCATTTCAGCCACAGGCCTGGCTCTGGCCCCAGCCTTGCCCTCCgtccctccccctttcctcatCAGTGCTGGGGCCCTGCTCCCTGAGCCAGAATATTGTCCTTGGAGATCCTTGAAGAAG GAGTCTCCCAAGATCTCCCCACGCTGGAGAGAGCCCAAGGCCAGGGGAAACTTGACATACCATCAGTACATGCCCCCCGAGCCACGACAAGGGCCCAGGGCAGACCCCCATGCTGAGGGGTCAACCCTGGGTCCCCCGGGGCCACCTCTTTGGGAAGAGACAAAACCACAACAGCTACATCCTAG GAAGAAGCCCActcccctcactccctccccacCAGGAGTCTCCAGTCCTTCGCCCCCGCCACACAAGTTGGAACTTCAGACCCTGAAATTGGAGGAGCTGACG GTCTCTGAGCTCCGGCAGCAGCTGCGCCTGCGGGGCCTCCCGGTGTCCGGGACCAAGTCGATGCTCCTGGAGCGCATGCGCGGCGGCGCCCCGCCCCGCGAGCGGCCGAAGCCCAGGCGCGAGGACAAAGCGGCGGGGGCTCCCTGGCCACGCCTTAGGCCTAAGGCACTGGGAACCGCCAAGCGGCAGGGCCCGATGAGGGCGGGGCTAGAT ATCAAGCAGAGTCCGGCGTCTCACAGTTTTCATCTTCCGCGAGTCCCGGATCCGCTAGTGAAGGCCCGGGCTCCGGCTTCCGCTCAGGCTCTGGCTCCAGCTCTGACACCTTGTTCAGCACCGGCCTCATCCGGCCTGACTCTGGAGGAAGAGCTGCAGGAAGCGATCCGGAGGGCGCAG TTGCTTCCGAACCGAGGTATCGATGACATCCTGGAGGATCAGGTGGAACTTGATG ACTCGCTGCCGCCCATCCCCCTAGACTTCCCCGGCTCCTTCGACGTGCTGTCCTCATCGCCCGACTCTGAAGGTCTGTCATCTGTCTTCTCCTCTTCGCTCCCGTCTCCCACCAACTCCCCATCCCCGTCTCCCAGTGGCCCCATGGATTCCTTGGACTGGCTGGAGGCCCTGAGTGGGGGTCCTCCACTGGGCTGTGGTCCCCCAGCCCCCAGCATCTTCTCTGCCGATCTATCTGACTCCAGTGGCACCCGGCTGTGGGACCTGCTGGAGGATCCGTGGTGA
- the Mamstr gene encoding MEF2-activating motif and SAP domain-containing transcriptional regulator isoform X3, producing MPPEPRQGPRADPHAEGSTLGPPGPPLWEETKPQQLHPRKKPTPLTPSPPGVSSPSPPPHKLELQTLKLEELTVSELRQQLRLRGLPVSGTKSMLLERMRGGAPPRERPKPRREDKAAGAPWPRLRPKALGTAKRQGPMRAGLDIKQSPASHSFHLPRVPDPLVKARAPASAQALAPALTPCSAPASSGLTLEEELQEAIRRAQLLPNRGIDDILEDQVELDDSLPPIPLDFPGSFDVLSSSPDSEGLSSVFSSSLPSPTNSPSPSPSGPMDSLDWLEALSGGPPLGCGPPAPSIFSADLSDSSGTRLWDLLEDPW from the exons ATGCCCCCCGAGCCACGACAAGGGCCCAGGGCAGACCCCCATGCTGAGGGGTCAACCCTGGGTCCCCCGGGGCCACCTCTTTGGGAAGAGACAAAACCACAACAGCTACATCCTAG GAAGAAGCCCActcccctcactccctccccacCAGGAGTCTCCAGTCCTTCGCCCCCGCCACACAAGTTGGAACTTCAGACCCTGAAATTGGAGGAGCTGACG GTCTCTGAGCTCCGGCAGCAGCTGCGCCTGCGGGGCCTCCCGGTGTCCGGGACCAAGTCGATGCTCCTGGAGCGCATGCGCGGCGGCGCCCCGCCCCGCGAGCGGCCGAAGCCCAGGCGCGAGGACAAAGCGGCGGGGGCTCCCTGGCCACGCCTTAGGCCTAAGGCACTGGGAACCGCCAAGCGGCAGGGCCCGATGAGGGCGGGGCTAGAT ATCAAGCAGAGTCCGGCGTCTCACAGTTTTCATCTTCCGCGAGTCCCGGATCCGCTAGTGAAGGCCCGGGCTCCGGCTTCCGCTCAGGCTCTGGCTCCAGCTCTGACACCTTGTTCAGCACCGGCCTCATCCGGCCTGACTCTGGAGGAAGAGCTGCAGGAAGCGATCCGGAGGGCGCAG TTGCTTCCGAACCGAGGTATCGATGACATCCTGGAGGATCAGGTGGAACTTGATG ACTCGCTGCCGCCCATCCCCCTAGACTTCCCCGGCTCCTTCGACGTGCTGTCCTCATCGCCCGACTCTGAAGGTCTGTCATCTGTCTTCTCCTCTTCGCTCCCGTCTCCCACCAACTCCCCATCCCCGTCTCCCAGTGGCCCCATGGATTCCTTGGACTGGCTGGAGGCCCTGAGTGGGGGTCCTCCACTGGGCTGTGGTCCCCCAGCCCCCAGCATCTTCTCTGCCGATCTATCTGACTCCAGTGGCACCCGGCTGTGGGACCTGCTGGAGGATCCGTGGTGA
- the Mamstr gene encoding MEF2-activating motif and SAP domain-containing transcriptional regulator isoform X2 — MTLAASSQRSQIIRSKFRSVLQLRIHRRNQDPTTGLALAPALPSVPPPFLISAGALLPEPEYCPWRSLKKESPKISPRWREPKARGNLTYHQYMPPEPRQGPRADPHAEGSTLGPPGPPLWEETKPQQLHPRKKPTPLTPSPPGVSSPSPPPHKLELQTLKLEELTVSELRQQLRLRGLPVSGTKSMLLERMRGGAPPRERPKPRREDKAAGAPWPRLRPKALGTAKRQGPMRAGLDIKQSPASHSFHLPRVPDPLVKARAPASAQALAPALTPCSAPASSGLTLEEELQEAIRRAQLLPNRGIDDILEDQVELDDSLPPIPLDFPGSFDVLSSSPDSEGLSSVFSSSLPSPTNSPSPSPSGPMDSLDWLEALSGGPPLGCGPPAPSIFSADLSDSSGTRLWDLLEDPW, encoded by the exons ATGACCCTGGCAGCTTCCTCCCAGCGCTCCCAAATCATCCGCTCCAAGTTCCGATCTG TCCTGCAGCTTCGGATCCACAGACGGAATCAGGACCCGA CCACAGGCCTGGCTCTGGCCCCAGCCTTGCCCTCCgtccctccccctttcctcatCAGTGCTGGGGCCCTGCTCCCTGAGCCAGAATATTGTCCTTGGAGATCCTTGAAGAAG GAGTCTCCCAAGATCTCCCCACGCTGGAGAGAGCCCAAGGCCAGGGGAAACTTGACATACCATCAGTACATGCCCCCCGAGCCACGACAAGGGCCCAGGGCAGACCCCCATGCTGAGGGGTCAACCCTGGGTCCCCCGGGGCCACCTCTTTGGGAAGAGACAAAACCACAACAGCTACATCCTAG GAAGAAGCCCActcccctcactccctccccacCAGGAGTCTCCAGTCCTTCGCCCCCGCCACACAAGTTGGAACTTCAGACCCTGAAATTGGAGGAGCTGACG GTCTCTGAGCTCCGGCAGCAGCTGCGCCTGCGGGGCCTCCCGGTGTCCGGGACCAAGTCGATGCTCCTGGAGCGCATGCGCGGCGGCGCCCCGCCCCGCGAGCGGCCGAAGCCCAGGCGCGAGGACAAAGCGGCGGGGGCTCCCTGGCCACGCCTTAGGCCTAAGGCACTGGGAACCGCCAAGCGGCAGGGCCCGATGAGGGCGGGGCTAGAT ATCAAGCAGAGTCCGGCGTCTCACAGTTTTCATCTTCCGCGAGTCCCGGATCCGCTAGTGAAGGCCCGGGCTCCGGCTTCCGCTCAGGCTCTGGCTCCAGCTCTGACACCTTGTTCAGCACCGGCCTCATCCGGCCTGACTCTGGAGGAAGAGCTGCAGGAAGCGATCCGGAGGGCGCAG TTGCTTCCGAACCGAGGTATCGATGACATCCTGGAGGATCAGGTGGAACTTGATG ACTCGCTGCCGCCCATCCCCCTAGACTTCCCCGGCTCCTTCGACGTGCTGTCCTCATCGCCCGACTCTGAAGGTCTGTCATCTGTCTTCTCCTCTTCGCTCCCGTCTCCCACCAACTCCCCATCCCCGTCTCCCAGTGGCCCCATGGATTCCTTGGACTGGCTGGAGGCCCTGAGTGGGGGTCCTCCACTGGGCTGTGGTCCCCCAGCCCCCAGCATCTTCTCTGCCGATCTATCTGACTCCAGTGGCACCCGGCTGTGGGACCTGCTGGAGGATCCGTGGTGA
- the Izumo1 gene encoding izumo sperm-egg fusion protein 1, translating to MGPRFALLLAALADCLLPGICCIYCNPGVVKALKSLEQDYLPSHLDEKHRKVLMKMIEDAVKDFKDLPYHEETFMGAIDADTLEQSSWSFLKALERITSSDAKGELFVKEMSWMLHQQKDVFASLAARFQKEGTMLQPLIWCNKCEKLVHVCRKSQDCGEREVQVYNMEDLVLDCQLNWHHASQATTEYSFYRVWGNSTETLLTKGSEPVLTKPLTTTEDAGRYRCELGTTNFGPATIIHFRVTVLPQKLEEERLPPPNLLNHSETTEWDPSENYEPQKAGKSLRRRLLGLLICLPVILIACAAAFLFYWTKIKGKSKTSVQDREGGTTAATEEKTEDETEEETQ from the exons atggggCCACGGTTTGCCCTCCTGTTGGCGGCTCTGGCTGACTGCCTGCTTCCCGGGATATGCTGTATCTATTGTAACCCTGGGGTCGTGAAAGCACTAAAGTCTTTGGAGCAAGATTACCTCCCTAGCCACCTGGATGAAAAACATCGCAAAGTCCTGATGAAAATGATAGAGGATGCCGTGAAGGATTTCAAAGATCTACCCTACCATGAGGAAACCTTTATGGGGGCTATTg acgCAGACACGCTGGAACAGTCATCCTGGAGTTTTCTGAAGGCTCTTGAACGCATTACCAGCAGTGATGCAAAAG GAGAGCTTTTCGTTAAGGAAATGTCCTGGATGCTTCACCAGCAAAAAGATGTGTTTGCCAGTCTTGCCGCTCGTTTCCAAAAAGAAG GCACCATGTTGCAGCCTCTGATCTGGTGCAACAAATGCGAGAAGCTGGTCCACGTTTGCCGGAAGTCCCAGGATTGCGGGG AGCGTGAAGTGCAGGTGTATAACATGGAAGACTTGGTGCTGGACTGTCAGCTCAACTGGCATCACGCCTCTCAAGCCACCACCGAGTACAGTTTTTACAGG GTTTGGGGAAACAGTACTGAGACCTTGCTGACCAAGGGGAGTGAGCCCGTCCTGACCAAGCCCTTGACAACTACAGAGGATGCAGGTCGCTATCGTTGCGAGCTGGGCACTACGAATTTCGGCCCAGCCACGATCATTCATTTCCGCGTCACAG TGTTGCCCCAAAAACTCGAGGAGGAGCGCCTGCCACCACCAAATCTCTTGAACCATTCTGAGACGACAGAATGGGACCCCTCTGAAAATTACGAGCCACAGAAGGCCGGGAAGTCGCTGAGACGCCGCCTTTTAGGGCTGCTGATCTGCCTCCCTGTAATCCTAATAGCCTGCGCTGCTGCCTT TCTGTTTTACTGGACTAAGATTAAAGGTAAATCAAAGACTTCAGTCCAGGACCGGGAGGGAGGAACCACAGCGGCCACAGAGGAAAAGACCGAGGACGAGACAGAAGAAGAAACCCAATAA
- the Rasip1 gene encoding ras-interacting protein 1 isoform X1, with protein sequence MLSGERKEGGSPRFGKLHLPVGLWINSPRKQLAKLGRRWPSAASVKSSSSDTGSRSSEPLPPPPPHVELRRVGAVKAAGGASGSRAKRISQLFRGSGTGAVGSGGAGGPGTPGGAQRWASEKKLPELAAGVAPEPPLATRATAPPGVLKIFGAGLASGANYKSVLATARSTARELVAEALERYGLASSPGSGPGECSCVDAFALCDALGRPATAGVGSGEWRAEHLRVLGDSERPLLVQELWRARPGWARRFELRGREEARRLEQEAFGAADSDGTGAPSWRPQKNRSRAASGGAALASPGPSSGSGPSTGSGGKERSENLSLRRSVSELSLQGRRRRQQERRQQALSMAPGTADAQIGPADPGDFDQLTQCLIQAPSNHPYFLLLQGYQDAQDFVVYVMTREQHVFGRGGTSSTRSGSPAPYVDTFLNAPDILPRHCTVRAGPEPPAMVRPSRGAPVTHNGCLLLREAELHPGDLLGLGEHFLFMYKDPRTGGSGSARLPWLPARPGATPPGPGWAFSCRLCGRGLQERGEALAAYLDGREPVLRFRPREEEALLGEIVRAAASGAGDLPPLGPATLLALCVQHSARELELGHLPRLLGRLARLIKEAVWGKIKEIGDRQPENHPEGVPEVPLTPEAVSVELRPLMLWMANTTELLSFVQEKVLEMEKEADQEGLSSDPQLCSDLELCDEAMALLDEVIMCTFQQSVYYLTKTLYSTLPALLDSNPFTAGAELPGPGAELEAMPPGLKPTLGVFQAALELTSQCELHPDLVSQTFGYLFFFSNASLLNSLMERGQSRPFYQWSRAVQIRTNLDLVLDWLQGAGLGDIATEFFRKLSTTVNLLCVPRTSLLKASWSSLRTDYPTLTPAQLHHLLSHYQLGPGRGPPPAWDPPPAERDAVDTGDIFESFSSHPPLILPLGSSRLRLSGPVTDDALHRELRRLRRLLWDLEQQELPANHRHGPPVAASP encoded by the exons ATGCTATCTGGTGAACGAAAGGAGGGCGGAAGCCCCCGCTTCGGGAAGCTTCATCTACCTGTAGGCCTGTGGATCAATTCCCCCAGGAAGCAGCTGGCCAAGCTGGGGCGGCGCTGGCCCAGTGCTGCCTCTGTGAA GTCTTCGTCTTCCGACACGGGGAGCCGCAGCAGCGAGCCGCTACCCCCGCCCCCTCCGCACGTGGAGCTGCGGCGGGTGGGCGCGGTGAAGGCGGCCGGGGGAGCCTCGGGGAGCCGTGCCAAGCGCATCTCACAGCTCTTCCGGGGCTCGGGGACCGGGGCCGTGGGGTCCGGTGGCGCTGGAGGTCCCGGGACTCCTGGGGGCGCACAGCGCTGGGCCAGCGAGAAGAAGCTGCCGGAGCTGGCAGCGGGCGTAGCCCCGGAGCCCCCACTGGCCACCCGCGCCACGGCGCCACCGGGGGTCCTCAAGATCTTTGGCGCGGGTCTGGCATCGGGTGCCAACTACAAGAGCGTGCTGGCCACGGCGCGTTCCACCGCGCGTGAGCTGGTGGCCGAGGCGCTGGAGCGCTACGGGTTGGCCAGCAGCCCCGGCAGTGGCCCGGGCGAATGCAGCTGCGTGGACGCCTTCGCGTTGTGCGACGCGCTGGGCCGACCCGCGACGGCCGGCGTGGGCAGCGGCGAGTGGCGGGCGGAGCACCTGCGTGTGCTGGGCGACTCCGAGCGCCCACTGCTGGTGCAGGAGCTGTGGCGGGCGCGGCCCGGCTGGGCGCGGCGCTTCGAGCTGCGCGGCCGCGAGGAGGCGCGCCGCCTGGAGCAGGAGGCCTTTGGAGCTGCGGACAGCGATG GCACCGGCGCCCCCTCGTGGAGACCACAGAAGAACCGCTCCCGGGCAGCATCTGGTGGGGCGGCGTTGGCCAGTCCTGGTCCAAGTTCGGGATCAGGACCCTCGACTGGGTCCGGGGGCAAGGAGCGGTCAGAAAACTTGTCCTTGCGGCGCAGCGTGTCCGAGCTTAGCCTGCAGGGTCGGCGGCGGAGACAGCAGGAACGCAGACAGCAGGCACTTAGCATGGCACCAGGGACAGCTGATGCCCAGATTGGACCTGCAGATCCTGGGGACTTCGATCAGTTGACTCAGTGCCTCATCCAGGCCCCCAGCAACCACCCCTACTTCCTACTGCTCCAGGGCTACCAGGACGCCCAG GACTTCGTGGTTTACGTGATGACACGGGAGCAGCACGTGTTCGGCCGGGGCGGGACCTCGTCAACCCGCAGCGGGTCCCCAGCCCCATATGTGGACACGTTCCTCAATGCCCCTGACATCCTGCCACGTCACTGCACCGTGCGCGCCGGCCCGGAGCCCCCAGCGATGGTGCGCCCTTCTCGGGGCGCCCCGGTCACGCACAACGGGTGCCTCCTGCTGCGGGAGGCCGAGCTGCACCCCGGCGACCTGCTGGGGCTGGGCGAGCACTTCTTGTTCATGTACAAGGACCCCCGCACTGGTGGCTCGGGGTCGGCTCGGCTCCCGTGGCTGCCCGCGCGTCCCGGGGCCACCCCGCCGGGCCCCGGCTGGGCCTTCTCTTGTCGCCTGTGCGGCCGCGGCCTGCAGGAGCGCGGGGAGGCACTGGCCGCCTACCTGGACGGCCGCGAGCCGGTGCTGCGCTTCCGGCCGCGCGAGGAGGAGGCGCTGCTCGGCGAGATCGTGCGCGCCGCGGCCTCGGGCGCGGGAGACCTGCCCCCGCTCGGGCCCGCCACGCTGCTCGCGCTGTGCGTGCAGCACTCGGCCCGGGAGCTGGAGCTAGGCCACCTGCCGCGCCTACTGGGCCGCCTGGCCCGACTCATCAAGGAGGCCGTGTGG GGAAAGATAAAGGAAATTGGAGACCGTCAGCCTGAGAA cCATCCTGAGGGGGTCCCGGAGGTGCCCCTGACCCCTGAGGCTGTGTCTGTTGAGCTGAGGCCACTCATGCTGTGGATGGCCAACACCACAGAGCTGCTCAGCTTTGTGCAGGAAAAGGTTCTGGAAATGGAGAAGGAGGCTGACCAGGAGG gCCTGTCCTCAGACCCACAGCTCTGCAGTGACTTGGAATTGTGTGATGAGGCCATGGCCCTCCTGGATGAGGTCATCATGTGTACCTTCCAGCAGTCTGTCTACTACCTCACCAAG ACTCTTTATTCAACACTGCCTGCTCTCCTGGACAGCAACCCTTTCACAGCTGGGGCTGAGCTGCCGGGGCCTGGCGCAGAGCTGGAGGCCATGCCTCCGGGGCTGAAACCTACCCTGGGCGTGTTCCAGGCAGCTCTGGAACTCACCAGCCAGTGTGAGCTTCACCCTGACCTTGTGTCTCAGACTTTTGGCTACTTATTCTTCTTCTCCAATGCGTCCCTTCTCAACTCGCTGATGGAACGAG GTCAAAGTCGACCTTTCTATCAGTGGTCTCGAGCTGTCCAAATCCGAACCAACCTGGACTTAGTGTTGGACTGGCTGCAGGGTGCTGGGCTGGGCGACATTGCCACTGAGTTCTTCCGGAAACTGTCCACAACTGTGAACCTGCTTTGTGTGCCTCGAACCTCCCTGCTCAAG GCTTCCTGGAGCAGCCTACGAACGGACTACCCGACCCTGACCCCCGCTCAGCTGCACCATCTGCTCAGCCACTACCAGCTGGGTCCTGGCCGTGGGCCTCCCCCCGCCTGGGACCCTCCCCCTGCAGAGCGGGATGCTGTGGACACAG GGGACATTTTCGAAAgcttctcctcccaccctcccctcaTCTTGCCTCTGGGCAGCTCGCGCCTGCGCCTGTCCGGTCCGGTGACGGATGATGCCCTGCACCGTGAACTGCGCAGGCTCCGTCGCCTCCTCTGGGATCTCGAGCAGCAGGAACTGCCGGCCAATCACCGCCACGGACCTCCCGTGGCCGCGTCTCCTTGA